The following are encoded together in the Myxocyprinus asiaticus isolate MX2 ecotype Aquarium Trade chromosome 7, UBuf_Myxa_2, whole genome shotgun sequence genome:
- the LOC127443464 gene encoding uncharacterized protein LOC127443464 isoform X2, with amino-acid sequence MAVPPTHSCTGSEHQWHKPRTQGFKPGPTNEMVVLSARPKQRRLAEGIRSNLYKGACDWTCDLPDMSVLHVNEIYQGMPREAAPPITTMGIAGDVPLVDSAFGKVQEGSVLSYHLPAWSPPKTCPHTTTPPRPSLPLYGYCLGPLECCFVLSYHQQLHMNSLATSEVMAHQIEKSTRQQSMLKEWHQLRKPCVTSSRFREVCHVRGQSSAESLALRILRPGYQRGEMKRGLQMEPKAVEEYCFVKEVTKTGRIQLLSCLVSDSTATCL; translated from the exons ATGGCTGTCCCCCCTACTCACAGCTGCACAGGGTCTGAGCATCAGTGGCACAAACCTAGAACTCAG GGCTTTAAGCCTGGTCCAACAAATGAGATGGTGGTGTTGTCAGCTAGGCCCAAGCAGAGAAGATTGGCTGAAGGGATCAG GAGTAACTTGTACAAAGGGGCCTGTGACTGGACCTGTGACCTTCCAGACATGTCAGTTCTGCATGTGAATGAGATTTACCAAGGAATGCCAAGGGAAGCTGCTCCACCTATAACAACAATGGGAATAGCAGGGGATGTACCACTGGTGGATAGTGCCTTTGGAAAAGTTCAAGAAGGGAGTGTTCTCTCCTATCACCTTCCAGCATGGAGTCCACCAAAAACTTGCCCACATACCACCACACCACCACGACCATCCTTACCCCTTTATGGCTACTGTCTGGGTCCCTTAGAGTGCTGTTTTGTGTTAAGCTACCATCAGCAGCTGCACATGAATTCTCTAGCAACATCAGAGGTCATGGCGCACCAAATTGAGAAAAGCACAAGACAGCAAAGCATGCTGAAGGAATGGCATCAATTAAGAAAGCCGTGTGTGACTTCCTCTAGATTCAG AGAGGTTTGCCATGTGAGAGGACAGTCCTCAGCAGAGAGCCTGGCACTGAGAATTTTGCGGCCAGGCTATCAGAGAGGAGAAATGAAGAGGGGCCTTCAGATGGAGCCCAAAGCAGTAGAGGAATACTGCTTTGTTAAGGAG GTCACCAAAACCGGCCGGATCCAGCTCCtttcctgcttggtatcggactccactgctacgtgtctctga
- the LOC127443464 gene encoding uncharacterized protein LOC127443464 isoform X1 has protein sequence MTTKVVLKDSKPVELLAYHCSCVAGLALCNHVAALLYQTSHYSQQGAMAVPPTHSCTGSEHQWHKPRTQGFKPGPTNEMVVLSARPKQRRLAEGIRSNLYKGACDWTCDLPDMSVLHVNEIYQGMPREAAPPITTMGIAGDVPLVDSAFGKVQEGSVLSYHLPAWSPPKTCPHTTTPPRPSLPLYGYCLGPLECCFVLSYHQQLHMNSLATSEVMAHQIEKSTRQQSMLKEWHQLRKPCVTSSRFREVCHVRGQSSAESLALRILRPGYQRGEMKRGLQMEPKAVEEYCFVKEVTKTGRIQLLSCLVSDSTATCL, from the exons ATGACTACGAAG gttgttctcaaaGACTCTAAACCTGTTGAGCTGTTGGCCTATCATTGCTCATGTGTGGCAGGGCTTGCACTATGCAATCATGTTGCAGCTTTGCTCTACCAGACCTCACATTACAGCCAGCAGGGAGCAATGGCTGTCCCCCCTACTCACAGCTGCACAGGGTCTGAGCATCAGTGGCACAAACCTAGAACTCAG GGCTTTAAGCCTGGTCCAACAAATGAGATGGTGGTGTTGTCAGCTAGGCCCAAGCAGAGAAGATTGGCTGAAGGGATCAG GAGTAACTTGTACAAAGGGGCCTGTGACTGGACCTGTGACCTTCCAGACATGTCAGTTCTGCATGTGAATGAGATTTACCAAGGAATGCCAAGGGAAGCTGCTCCACCTATAACAACAATGGGAATAGCAGGGGATGTACCACTGGTGGATAGTGCCTTTGGAAAAGTTCAAGAAGGGAGTGTTCTCTCCTATCACCTTCCAGCATGGAGTCCACCAAAAACTTGCCCACATACCACCACACCACCACGACCATCCTTACCCCTTTATGGCTACTGTCTGGGTCCCTTAGAGTGCTGTTTTGTGTTAAGCTACCATCAGCAGCTGCACATGAATTCTCTAGCAACATCAGAGGTCATGGCGCACCAAATTGAGAAAAGCACAAGACAGCAAAGCATGCTGAAGGAATGGCATCAATTAAGAAAGCCGTGTGTGACTTCCTCTAGATTCAG AGAGGTTTGCCATGTGAGAGGACAGTCCTCAGCAGAGAGCCTGGCACTGAGAATTTTGCGGCCAGGCTATCAGAGAGGAGAAATGAAGAGGGGCCTTCAGATGGAGCCCAAAGCAGTAGAGGAATACTGCTTTGTTAAGGAG GTCACCAAAACCGGCCGGATCCAGCTCCtttcctgcttggtatcggactccactgctacgtgtctctga